From Chryseobacterium salivictor, a single genomic window includes:
- a CDS encoding DUF4252 domain-containing protein, translated as MKKIYFLSAFALLTISLQSCIVSQHPNVGFFDNPYYDYKDAKFTSINVPMFLAKPIVKKALREDGENEELINLIKKVSDIKVMTIENGNAEMVADFAKYLKKDNFEDWMTVKKEKETIHFQAKQKGDEIKRLMITVASESELVLLDVTGKFTADDISRLINYSEKNEVNKMVTK; from the coding sequence ATGAAAAAAATATATTTCTTATCCGCGTTTGCCTTGCTGACGATTTCTTTACAATCCTGTATTGTATCACAGCATCCGAATGTGGGATTCTTTGATAATCCTTACTATGATTATAAAGACGCCAAATTCACGAGCATTAATGTTCCGATGTTTCTCGCAAAACCCATTGTAAAAAAAGCATTGCGGGAAGATGGTGAAAATGAAGAGCTTATCAACCTTATTAAAAAAGTTTCTGATATTAAAGTAATGACCATCGAAAACGGAAATGCAGAAATGGTCGCTGATTTTGCCAAATATTTGAAGAAAGACAATTTCGAAGACTGGATGACCGTGAAGAAAGAAAAAGAGACGATTCATTTTCAGGCAAAACAGAAAGGAGACGAAATCAAGCGGCTAATGATCACGGTTGCCTCGGAAAGCGAACTTGTTCTTTTAGATGTTACCGGCAAGTTTACGGCGGACGATATTTCCAGGCTCATTAATTATTCAGAGAAAAATGAGGTAAATAAGATGGTAACGAAGTAA
- a CDS encoding T9SS type B sorting domain-containing protein, with amino-acid sequence MKFSKVLLFVTLFLGLNAKAQLDLEHWFPPVYRTSSGHEISEIFFYLSTDKVDPFAIKVYNNNVLINTYTLSKSSPLIFTVPESMIYVKTDKRVMQPISSGIHITGQKSFYASLRLASGPPITSSKIADVFASKGKSALGKEFFTVMDQVILYGNKPDAMNYVASVMATKDNTHVRVTDYDKDIIFSNGSSDDELNFTLNKGESYIIAADKKQNNPSGILDDNDPNLIGAKITSDQPVVVSNGNFLSQDLGLESGNMNFDQSVPTSKIGKEYFIVNGMTKSDIMEKPLFVATKDNTKIYFNDEKTPFITLNKGEHYIGPYANRNDKWIKGNQPEFVNTEPITIPTRGMYIRASEPIYLYQLIGGYNFLVRGPVPNFTDFSSGMLFSYPLDKNYLPDPRQKLSNTVQIPSINKLGVVTVDNKITVKTEDNATILFNGGAVTNLSPIPGKPGWSYFTRPYNVGDINITSNKSLIVDVVGGFRYAGFGSSYTGFSNDPFIIRNGNCIEEGVYLYVNNTDFISFQWQRNGVDIPGATSPNYTPNLPGNYTCVCFYTGFSSTTDPVFVDACPYTMTEKKLGNFCNSFYIGPSFSPPRIKEIIKSIQILTQPLHGTATVSDDGIMVKIDDDFSGDNRMVYQLTSESGFYEIFKVSFTIYASPTAELKNAIFPKSFNNRNYIYDLTESIVANPDTDVLKYYRSMSDAESGINEITGNQITNFNTNNNEVYARVITKNNCFRINKIDLIQTDIPDQPGNPDTLLPNVFTPNDDGINDVWDYSALGNMSNLQLAIFDRYGSKVYEHGKNNKSFWDGKSRNGMSHPTGTYWAYYIVTDEMGNRIQKTQWVLLKNAY; translated from the coding sequence ATGAAATTTTCAAAAGTCCTTTTATTTGTTACGCTCTTTCTGGGTTTAAATGCGAAAGCGCAGTTAGACTTAGAGCACTGGTTTCCCCCTGTATACAGGACCTCTTCTGGTCATGAGATTTCAGAAATATTTTTTTATCTTTCTACTGATAAAGTCGATCCTTTTGCTATAAAGGTTTACAATAATAATGTATTGATTAATACTTATACTCTAAGCAAGTCTTCCCCACTTATTTTTACTGTACCAGAAAGTATGATTTATGTAAAAACAGATAAAAGAGTCATGCAGCCTATTTCCAGCGGGATTCACATAACAGGACAGAAAAGCTTCTATGCAAGTTTGCGGTTGGCATCTGGGCCACCAATAACAAGTTCTAAAATTGCCGATGTTTTTGCTTCTAAAGGAAAGTCTGCGCTAGGCAAAGAATTTTTTACGGTGATGGACCAGGTGATTCTTTATGGTAACAAACCTGATGCTATGAATTATGTTGCCTCGGTGATGGCAACCAAAGATAATACTCATGTGCGGGTTACAGATTATGATAAAGATATTATTTTCTCTAATGGAAGTTCCGATGATGAACTGAATTTTACTTTAAATAAAGGCGAGTCCTATATCATCGCTGCCGATAAGAAACAAAATAATCCCAGTGGGATTTTAGATGATAATGACCCCAATTTAATCGGAGCAAAAATTACATCTGATCAACCTGTCGTAGTTTCCAACGGTAATTTTTTGAGTCAAGATCTTGGGTTGGAGTCTGGAAATATGAATTTTGACCAATCAGTTCCAACGTCTAAGATCGGAAAAGAATATTTCATTGTTAATGGAATGACTAAATCTGATATTATGGAGAAACCTCTTTTTGTTGCAACGAAAGACAATACCAAAATTTACTTTAATGACGAAAAAACTCCTTTTATCACTCTGAACAAAGGCGAACATTATATCGGACCTTATGCTAATCGTAACGATAAATGGATTAAAGGAAATCAACCAGAATTTGTAAATACCGAACCGATCACAATCCCAACTCGGGGAATGTACATTCGTGCCTCCGAACCTATTTATTTATACCAATTAATTGGAGGTTATAATTTTTTAGTCAGAGGACCGGTACCTAATTTTACAGACTTTTCAAGCGGGATGTTATTTTCTTACCCGCTCGATAAAAATTATCTGCCAGATCCACGGCAGAAATTATCCAATACCGTACAAATTCCTAGTATAAATAAATTGGGTGTTGTAACAGTTGATAATAAAATCACCGTAAAAACAGAAGACAACGCTACTATTCTTTTTAATGGAGGCGCAGTTACCAACCTTTCTCCTATTCCAGGAAAACCGGGTTGGTCCTATTTTACAAGGCCTTATAATGTAGGAGACATCAATATCACCTCAAACAAAAGTCTTATTGTTGATGTCGTTGGCGGATTTAGATATGCAGGGTTTGGAAGCAGTTATACTGGCTTTTCCAATGATCCATTCATTATCAGAAATGGAAACTGTATTGAAGAAGGTGTTTACCTTTATGTGAATAATACCGACTTCATTAGTTTTCAATGGCAAAGAAACGGCGTGGATATTCCTGGTGCAACGAGTCCGAATTACACTCCTAATCTTCCCGGAAATTATACTTGCGTTTGTTTTTATACCGGTTTCAGTTCCACAACAGATCCAGTTTTTGTAGATGCATGCCCCTACACGATGACCGAAAAAAAACTCGGAAATTTCTGCAACTCATTTTATATCGGTCCTTCATTTAGTCCACCGAGAATCAAAGAGATAATTAAGTCAATACAAATATTAACCCAGCCATTACATGGAACAGCAACTGTTTCCGATGACGGTATTATGGTTAAAATTGATGATGATTTTTCCGGAGACAACCGAATGGTTTATCAATTAACTTCAGAAAGTGGTTTCTATGAAATATTCAAAGTTAGCTTTACGATTTATGCTTCGCCTACTGCCGAATTAAAAAATGCAATTTTTCCAAAAAGCTTTAACAACAGAAATTATATTTATGATTTAACAGAATCCATTGTCGCCAATCCAGATACGGATGTTCTAAAATATTATCGTTCAATGAGTGATGCAGAAAGTGGCATTAATGAAATTACAGGAAATCAAATCACCAATTTCAATACAAACAATAACGAGGTTTATGCCAGGGTTATTACTAAAAACAATTGTTTTAGAATTAACAAGATAGATTTAATTCAAACTGATATTCCGGACCAACCAGGAAATCCCGACACCCTTCTTCCCAATGTTTTTACCCCAAATGATGACGGTATTAATGATGTTTGGGACTATTCAGCATTAGGGAATATGAGTAATCTACAGTTGGCTATTTTCGACCGATATGGCAGCAAAGTCTATGAACATGGCAAAAATAACAAATCCTTTTGGGACGGAAAATCAAGAAACGGCATGAGCCATCCGACGGGAACGTACTGGGCTTACTATATTGTCACCGATGAAATGGGCAACAGAATTCAGAAAACGCAATGGGTTCTTCTGAAGAATGCCTATTAA
- the guaB gene encoding IMP dehydrogenase, with the protein MSIHNKIVETAITFDDVLLIPSYSEVLPNQVSLKSRLSDKITLNVPIVSAAMDTVTEAEMSIALARVGGLGFIHKNMPIEEQAAQVYRVKRSENGMISDPVTLTKDHTLRYAKDLMADYKISGLPVVDAENTLIGIITNRDVKYQENLEAKVEELMTKDKLITSDKSTTLEQAKQILLKNRVEKLPIVDKDFKLVGLITIKDIDNQMEYPNANKDSKGKLIVGAGVGIGEDTIERVTALVKAGVDIIAVDSAHGHSKGVLDKITEIRKNFPDLDIVGGNIVTADAAKDLINAGANILKVGIGPGSICTTRVVAGVGVPQLSAIYNVFEYAKSQNVAVIADGGIKLSGDIVKALASGASAVMLGSLLAGTDEAPGEEIIFQGRKFKAYQGMGSLSAMRRGGKERYFQSEAKKFVPEGIEGRVPHKGKLEDVVFQLTGGIRAGMGYCGTKDIDTLQKDGKMVMITGSGLKESHPHDVIITQEAPNYSL; encoded by the coding sequence ATGTCTATCCACAACAAAATCGTAGAAACGGCCATCACTTTCGATGACGTACTTCTAATCCCTTCTTATTCAGAAGTTTTACCTAATCAGGTTTCTTTAAAATCACGACTTTCCGATAAAATCACCCTCAATGTTCCCATAGTTTCCGCAGCAATGGACACGGTAACGGAAGCAGAAATGTCTATTGCCTTGGCAAGAGTTGGAGGTTTAGGTTTCATTCACAAAAACATGCCTATTGAAGAACAGGCAGCACAAGTTTACCGGGTAAAACGTTCAGAAAACGGAATGATCTCTGATCCCGTGACACTTACAAAAGACCATACTCTGAGATACGCCAAAGATTTAATGGCTGATTATAAAATTTCCGGCTTACCAGTAGTGGACGCTGAAAATACTTTAATTGGAATCATTACCAACCGGGATGTAAAGTATCAGGAAAATCTTGAGGCAAAAGTGGAAGAATTGATGACGAAAGACAAATTGATTACTTCTGATAAATCCACCACCCTGGAACAGGCCAAACAAATCCTGTTGAAAAATCGGGTAGAAAAACTTCCTATCGTTGATAAAGATTTCAAACTTGTTGGTTTAATTACCATTAAAGATATCGATAATCAAATGGAATATCCCAATGCAAACAAAGACAGCAAAGGAAAATTGATCGTAGGAGCCGGCGTAGGAATAGGCGAAGACACCATTGAAAGGGTTACCGCTTTGGTAAAAGCTGGCGTCGATATTATTGCTGTTGATTCAGCACATGGTCATTCAAAAGGAGTTTTAGATAAAATTACAGAAATCCGGAAAAACTTTCCAGATCTTGATATTGTAGGAGGAAACATTGTGACTGCAGATGCTGCAAAAGATTTGATCAATGCCGGTGCGAATATCCTGAAAGTGGGTATCGGTCCCGGATCGATCTGTACAACCAGAGTAGTTGCCGGAGTTGGGGTTCCTCAATTGTCTGCAATTTATAATGTTTTCGAATATGCGAAAAGCCAAAATGTAGCCGTAATTGCCGATGGTGGAATTAAATTATCCGGCGATATTGTAAAAGCTTTGGCTTCTGGCGCAAGTGCCGTAATGCTCGGCTCATTGTTGGCAGGAACGGATGAAGCTCCTGGTGAAGAAATTATTTTTCAGGGTAGAAAATTCAAGGCTTATCAGGGAATGGGTTCACTTTCAGCCATGCGACGTGGCGGAAAAGAAAGATACTTTCAAAGTGAGGCCAAAAAATTCGTTCCCGAAGGAATTGAAGGCCGGGTTCCCCACAAAGGAAAATTAGAAGATGTCGTCTTTCAGTTAACCGGCGGAATCCGCGCCGGCATGGGATATTGCGGCACCAAAGATATCGATACTTTACAAAAAGACGGAAAAATGGTAATGATTACCGGAAGTGGTTTAAAAGAATCGCATCCACATGATGTTATTATTACGCAGGAAGCGCCGAATTATTCGCTGTAA